Genomic window (Brachionichthys hirsutus isolate HB-005 unplaced genomic scaffold, CSIRO-AGI_Bhir_v1 contig_261, whole genome shotgun sequence):
GACAGAGTGATGAGGCCTGCAGTTTCAATTTTGCAGCCTCCATAAGCCACTAGATTTGTGTTCTTGCCACATGGGATGATGTTCCCTCCTGAAATCTGTTGGAAAGTGTCTTTCGCCATTACGTTACACTTTGCTCCTGtgtcaattttcatttcaatcggtTTGTTGTTCACATGCAGAGTGACAAAACCCTCGTCTCGGTCCTGTGCCGGATCATCCACTGTGTTCACAGATACTCCATCAACATACAAAGTGTCATCAGTGTCAGCCTGCTCAGACTGCTCTACCTCCACCTGATGAACTGGTTTTCTGGAGTAGTTTCTCTTTGtgaagcctcttttttctgGATTCTGACTCACTAACCTTGATTTGCAGCGTTTCTTGTCATGGTTCATCCTGCTGACATTGCTGACCAAATGCCGGACATTTCTCCCTTTGCGCTGGATGGCTGCCACCACAATTATTGCAGTTCAAAATGGGCTGTGTGGCTTCTCGACTATTCCACGgtctgtgctgccctctggtggactttCGCTGTAGCGCATCCACGGTGAACGTCTGCTTCGCCAGGGCTCTCGTGTTTTCCTCCGTCACCTCGTAAACGCGGCAGATAGACGGCTTTGTGGAGAGTCAAATCGCTGTCCCGTAACAGGGCCTTCCTAACGCTGTCATTAGTGATTCCACACACGATCCTGTCACAGATTAGCTCTTCTGTCAGCTCACCAAAACGACAACTTTTTGCCTTGATCTTCAAATCGCTTATGAACGAGTCAATTGTCTCACCTGGTCTTTGATTTCGGGTGTGAAACTTGTGCCTTTCCATCGTCCTGTTGTGTtgcgggttgcacatatctcgAAACTTGCGTTTGAGACACTCCGGATCTTCATGGGACTCGGCGGGAACGAGGACAGCGCCATCGTCGCCCGGCGCCCTAATTTCTGCTGCGTAGACAAATGAACGCTCCCGTTCTGTGGCTTCCGCTCCTGCGAGACTGAGGAGGATATACGCcttcgttttagcaggtttatcCGTGTGCGCCGCCTCGATGAAGATGTCGTATTCCCTCTCGAAAATACGCCATTTCTCGGCAATGTCTCCCTCGAACACAAGGGGGTCGGGTCTTCGGAATCCCTCCGCCATACTTAACAAGCACAGATAAGACGATTAactgtcttcttctgttctttccttcacataaaaaacaacaactcacggTCGGCAGGTCCGAAAcgtcttctgacaccatgtagaatgttcgtgcaatgagaacagatacttattttcggtaacacgtctttattgcctcttactcccgtgcgtggcttttacaacaacaagaccataaactagaacccgagcatgcgcagcacgaacctacggcaactgatgtaggacatacatcacaataaacatgcgatcattctaGTGCATGATCTACAGGCTGGACTTCATCGTGCCTGGAGATCCGGGAGAAGAGGACCGACTGTgatcggggtctgggtctacatttcacgctttggtgttaatgctaGTACATGATGACGCTGTTTGCTTGCAGGTTAACGGGGGGATTTTAATAATGTTGTGTtcattgctgatgtgaggggctgtgggggtattagggttggtaatctgtattagtCACCACAGTTCCTTGCTATGCAAGCTTTGCGGGGTCCCCTTTGGGGCCCGTAGGGGGGGTTAGCTCCCGCGTTTACGCTGTAAACAAATTACTGTTAgtggtttccattttgtctgcacacactctctgctgGCCGGGTTCGGGGTCCACGCTAATGCCCTTGGGGGGAGGGCGCCACGGATCTGGTCAGGGAGTGAACATATAGGTCACATataggttagtgaggtgacccattcgggccacctcagcagggggactgttagatatttgagttatgcagcacgctcacaatacacaggttgcacaaacactcttagtttctttatctctacatactttgtggtaataatcacacacatagattaatcacatataaagcatcacacattgttaactgatacacgatgggaataagtcagggccctaacggcccatcccaggaggagggtgtaagcaccccctgggaggagggtgttttgacgcccactataaagatcactgccgtagaacattcgggactcttctacagagcccccccccccctccccccgtctgtaggagagtccagcgctgtgtttccttaccagctttgtacttgctgaaaacattcagtaaacttgattcgttttataatcctgactcattattgaataaacacctccaacacgagatataataaaagaaccggggaaaaaggagaaacctaacagcgacatgcggaggccacgtggaggctgtcttctccttgtgaagcactttgtggcttgttgtctgtgaaggtgatccatgaataatatataatatataaataacatttacttcctgactgaagctaaatgatgagctcaggtaacgaccagcaggtcgagcctcgacgtcaccaacagcagaacctgtcaggtaaagatggaccctgttcggatcatgggttctgttgtctcagctgaagaactcaaggtgggacttttattattccgcattgactctaccaggaacatgagcgcagtgaaagtggagcagaaagcggagcagcatccggatcaaacatcaacagcggctcacgtttctgtcggtccagaagttttcagcgtccagaactcagaacctgctgagacgctcaaacaaagactctgacgcagcttaaaataagatccattctactttcgcttttgattcacaacctgtgacagttctgccgagtaacaagcgacgtcatcgctcagactaaattctgattggctcagactaaatcctgattggctcagacggacggggaagtccgctcctctcgggttttgtcctcacttcacccttgatggtcggactggaagctttaaagaatcttgtggctgttctgttgtttgagctgcagatgggacagttcacgatgaagacgtcggttctggttctggttctggttctggttctggttctgggtacaggtgtacctggggcggtgggaggtgagtttctatcctgctctctgggttgacggttctgttgatggacttcctgacatgttaggagtctagaaatgtccaaacggtaccgacccgtcatcttaaagttcttcctgtaaagtccatttacttcaggtccaactgggacaggaggacagaggtagttcttccttctttgtcctctttaatttgatgggttcagaacctccggctcagacggacatcagacctgatgacggaggtgtgctggtgtcggttggtggttctgctgaggtccaacaacaaaccggtttagagatggtttccaagctgcgtcttcatgatagagtttgtccaccagagagtggacagctttattctccagctgacaaatgtcctgatccgtttggatgggttctgacccgtgtcagcctcagaacccagcatggactggaccgcacggtttccacaccgaactatgagcaggggacggatttgttcagcattctggacgtgacacagaaacaggacgtccacgtcttcagacgacggcggaggttctgaggagaacaacaatggaagtgtcagaactcaaagagaacaaatcagagaaccttcctgttgatacctgaacagaaccaactgttagaaccaggacgagaaggaagagacgtcagctgatgatggagggaatgttggaacgtcagaggatcagaacccgctctgaatccaacggatattataactgctgttataactgctgttataactgctgttataactgctgttataactggtattataactgctgtaataactgctgttataactgctgttataactggtattataactgctgtaataactgctgactggtgttataactggtgttagactggcgttctttcttattcagaaccgtgtccttcaaatattaaatatatcaatattaatgagaaatattcatcacaaaatctgttgtgagtgaaacaggctttgggttctgcaggttctgcccatcaggacctgacggtgtttcgggaccgggtcacacctttatttgttgtggtgctgaaacccaaatctttagggtcaaaccgttttaattcacaaactctccgacatctggccttgaaaatgatgccagttatcagctgatggtggaaaatgaccagcgcgactttgtgaaaccagagaagaagaagttctgctgggtttcagctgcaggagcctcagagttcaaacctgtaatcagaaccagaagttgtcatcggtcacaggttcaggtgtgagtggagagcaggaagtgatgtcatcaggtggaaacaggttcaaccttcagatggtgattctggtttttctttcagagactcactctttgaagtatttctacacggcgtcttctggagtctcaaacttcccggagtttgtgtacgttggtttgatcgatgacgtccagatgattcactatgacagtaagaccaagagagcagaacccacacaggactggatggacaaagtcacagcagaggatccagagtactggaccgAACAGACGGGGAACAGTGTGTGGTACCAAGAAGTGTACAAAATCAGCATGGAAAATTTaaagaagcgcttcaaccaatcagaaggtttgtttgtgtttattaaatgttgtgttcatgctgtaggaagtaaacacacacacacacacacacacacacacacacacacacacacacacacacacacacacgcacacacacacacacacacacacacacacacacacacacacgcacgcacacacacacacacacacacacacacacacacacacacacgcacacgcacacacacacacacacacacgcacacacacacacacacacacacacacacacacacacacacacacacacacacctacacacacacacacacgcacacacacctctgcaggaacgcttttgcatcactgctgggtctctaaagctccgggacacagactggttctgctggttctgctggttctgctgggtccagtgaggaccaggtcgatgactggagtctgtctctctctcaggtgtccacattatccagcagctgattggctgtgagtgggacgatgagactggagaggtcactggttttaatcagtatggttataatggagaagacttcatcgtcctggacctgaagacggagacatggatcgctcccagtcctcaggctgtcatcaccaaacacagatgggatcatgatAGAGCTCTGATGGAACACAGGAAGCATTACCTCACCCAGgtgtgtcctgagtgggggaggaagtatctggagtatgggaggagctctctgctgagaacaggtagaagcacatcacctggtggagtttcaaaccaacaaccttcatgttcctctgctgtttctgacccacacacagagacacactctgtcctttacctctctgtcctcctcctctctccttcagtcttcttctcctctgctcctcccttcttttgtcgcctcctctcctctgaggtttatttgcgtcgtttcagtgtctctggcgacaacagtgactcctgatgacgtgtctttgtctcctcctccagatctcccctgtctaacgtgtctttgtctcctcctccagtgctcccctttataacgtgtctttgtctcctcctccagagctcccctcaataacgtgtctttgtctcctcctccagtgctcccctttataacgtgtctttgtctcctcctccagatctctcctctctaacgtgtctttgtctcctcctccagtgctcccctctataacgtgtctttgtctcctcctccagatctcccctctctaacgtgtctttgtctcctcctccagagctcccctcaataacgtgtctttgtctcctcctccagtgctcccctttataacgtgtctttgtctcctcctccagatctctcctctctaacgtgtctttgtctcctcctccagatctcccctctctaacgtgtctttgtctcctcctccagtgctcccctctctaacgtgtctttgtctcctcccccagagctcccctctctaacgtgtctttgtctcctcctccagagctcccctctctaacgtgtctttgtctcctcctccagagctcccctcaataacgtgtctttgtctcctcctccagatctcccctctctaacgtgtctttgtttcctcctccagatctcccttctataacgtgtctttgtctcctccagagctcccttctataacgtgtctttgtctcctcctccagatctcccctctctaacgtgtctttgtctcctcctccagatctcccctctctaacgtgtctttgtctcctcctccagatctctcctctctaacgtgtctttgtctcctcctccagatctctcctctctaacgtgtcttagtctcctcctccagagctcccctctctaacgtgtctttgtctcctcctccagagctcccctcagtgtttctcctccagaagactccttcctctcccgtcagctgcttcgctacaggtttctacccagacagagccgctctcttctggaggaaggatggggaggagcttcatgaggaggtggagcacggagagatactccccaaccatgacggaaccttccagatgagtgtggacctgaacctttcatcggcggcggctgaagactggaggaggtacgactgtgtgttccagctcttcggtgtgaaggacgacttggtcaccagactggacaaaggaaagatctggaccaactggggtgagactgggatcagggggtgaaggtggggacacatttctgtctctctgatggtccagatcatgggtttgaagagttggacagaagttttgtttcttttattgtcgtttgctgttttctgtgtaactttagagttcagataatcaataagccacccgggacccagacaacggtaccagaaccctaacccagtacctgcacagaagacggaagcctttgaatcagtgatagttctgttggtggtggcggtccgatgtccactgggctttcattcatgcaggacgatgtcagtaaagtcagttcatgtcctcagcggaggaggttctgattggacctggatctgttagcaggatgatccagaaccgcggattaggttctgattggacctggatctgttagtaggatgatccagaactgcggaggaagttctgattggacctggatctgcttgttagcaggatgatccagaaccgtggaggaggttctgattggacctggatctgcttgttagcaggattctccatgaggacaggtccacagagctgtgggactgtccagtctcagcagggcgacgcagcgttccagcgcttcggaggtttcggtctggagttggagaaaaagtattttggatccatttcagttttcagaagtttctagttttaaagtcaaacctctgtcagaacattagaacattggacgagtctccctgagactggaaccaacatcaggacagaaagcagcacagaccgtcctcctgtggacaggtggacatgaaaccacctaaagaggacggcaggaccaccaaccaggtggtgtccgtctgcaggacggttctgttgggacatggacgttgttctctgacttgttgttttctgctctccagaggaacccactaacgtgaacgccatcatcatcatcgtcatcactgcagcggttgttctcgtcctcacggctgccgttggattcaagctgtacaaACAGAGGgcaggtgagcgacccagacagaaccagtctctgtctcctggctttgattggacactttgacctgatgaagcaaacaggaggtggtttcagcttcagagtccagaaccacgatgacggaccagggaagacagtcgtgctgtgttgaccccttgagtaactcctggacagtttagtccatttcagaaattctaagctccctccaggacaaccaccgtcctctttggtgaggcggagtcacaaaatctcaacgtccataatttgactgtgtaatccgtgtttaacctgtccacgacccttgagacaaaaatgtccatttgttctacatagtgtccaagaaaaggtcacagaggggtgatttttgaaaggggggtaatttgggcttaaatttgaaaacccatatttcccaccgccgtttgtctgtccggctgttagcaagataactcaaaatgttctggacggatctggatgaagtttccaggatttgtcgggaatgtttccagggacagatgattacatttcggtgatgatccagaagagatcctggattctgaatcacttggaactatttgttaatattgcagtcaatggagattcaaaatattttcctcaatatctcagttgattatttatcaatgtttatggaatttgacacgcagggtgggggggggggcgggggggggggtgtctatctctccaactggatcaggtccagaatgaggtcaggaaaaatattacattttacaggtggacattttgtccacttaaAGGGTCATGAATTGGACTTTTTTTGTAACACAAACGCTAAACTGTCCCCGGTTCCTTTCGGAGGACGTCCcgttcttcgtctcctctgtttagcagcagctacttttgtttgatggagtgttgctggtgatccactcgcatccgttcacctgcaaccgtgagcggtggaatgatgcgtctttgttatccaggtaaacctcgtccaccttctgaggacagcgctgagctcacgaagagactgcagccagaggtggacatgcagccggaggtggacacgcagccggaggtggacacgCAGCCGGAGGTCAtcatccagccggagggcgttgggacaaggacagaatgaacgcagtgagtgtcttcgtgtgggacactatgtgtagaagaaccttctgacacggggagattattctctgtcagacttgtgagacaagatagtctttgtcctttggtgtattttcccacaacaaaaggtgaagcggtttcacctgaagggatctgaggttgttggacaaagacaatgagtccacctggacatttaaggtggactgatcgggttcgggtgtggcttagtggcgtttctgctcagttctgttggttctgtctccgcagggttctgggacaaggagcggtgtccccacatcgtcctgtttgaactggagtccaccgggtcttcaccagaacacgatccgatcaaagacatcagcgacgaggatccagtgatcgatacttattgattagagtctaaacggtgtcatttagatatttcggggattgttctcgtctctcttctctggagatgccaaacaggatctttaagactgtcttcatccggaggtgtcggagtaaacgggcgtgtctttgttcctcctggactccgcccctcccccagtgcttcctgtctgttcacggatcacaatcacttcctgtgttgttaacgagacgaaggctgaagtcgtcctgctggttcctttctttagacagaaagttctgctttacaataaaatcccacattttccacctgtttcttgtttgattgatccgtctccaatcccatgaatattcccagtctcattgctccgtctccaatcccatgaatattcccagtctcattgctccgtctccaatcccgtgaatattcccagtccgattggtccgtctccaatcccgtgaatattcccagtccgattgctccgtctccaatccggtgaatattcccagtcccattgctccatctctaatccaatgaatattcccagtctcattgctccgtctccaaaccatgaatattcccagtctcattgatccgtctccaatcccgtgaatattcctagtctcattgctccgtctccaatcccatgaatattcccagtctgattgatccgtctcaaatcccgtgaatattcccagtctgattgatccgtctccaaaccatgaatattcccagtcccattgctccatctctaatccaatgaatattcccagtctcattgctccgtctccaaaccatgaatattcctagtctcattgctccgtctccaatcccatgaatattcccagtctgattgatccgtctccaatcacATGAATATTCcaagtctgattgctccgtctccaatcccgtgaatattcccagtccgattgctccttctccaatcccgtgaatattcccagtccgattgatccgtctccaatcccatgaatattcccagtccgattggtccgtctccaatcccgtgaatattccaagtctgattgctccgtctccaatcccatgaatattcccagtccgattgctccgtctccaatcccatgaatattcccagtccaattgctccttctccaatcccgtgaatattcccagtctcattgctccgtctccaatcccatgaatattcccagttcgattgctccgtctccaatcccatgaatattcccagtctgattgctccgtctccaatcccatgaatattcccagtccgattggtccgtctccaatcccgtgaatatttccagtccgattgctccttctccaatcccgtgaatattcccagtccgattgatccgtctccaatcccatgaatattcccagtccgattggtccgtctccaatcccgtgaatattccaagtctgattgctccgtctccaatcccatgaatattcccagttcgattgctctgtctccaatcccatgaatattcccagtccgattgctccgtctccaatcccatgaatattcccaacctgattgctccgtctccaatcccatgaatattcccagtctgattgatccgtctcaaatcccgtgaatattcccagtctgattgatccgtctccaatcccatgaatattcccagtccgattggtccgtctccaatcccgtgaatattcccagtccgattgctccttctccaattccgtgaatattcccagtcccattgctccatctctaatccaatgaatattcccagtctcattgctccgtctccaatcccatgaatattcccagtctgattgctccgtttccaatcccgtgaatattcccagtccgattgctccgtctccaatcccatgaatattcccagtctgattgctccgtctccaatcacATGAATATTCcaagtctgattgctccgtgtccaatcccgtgaatattcccagtccgattgctccttctccaatcccgtgaatattcccagtccgattgatccgtctccaatcccgtgaatattccaagtctgattgctccgtctccaatcccatgtatattcccagtccgattgctctgtctccaatcccatgaatattcccagtccgattgctccttctccaatcccgtgaatattcccagtctgactgatccgtctccaatcccgtgaatattcccagtctcattgctccgtctccaataccatgaatattcccagtctcattgctccgtctccaatcccgtgaatattcccagtctcattgctccgtctccaatcccgtgaatattcccagtctgattgatccgtctcaaatcccgtgaatattcccagtctgattgatccgtctcaaatcccgtgaatattcccagtctgattgatctgtctccaatcccgtgaatattcccagtctgattgctccgtctccaatcccgtgaatattcccagtccgattgctccgtctccaatcacatgaatattcccagtccgattgctccttctccaatcccgtgaatattcccagtccgattgctccttctccaatcccgtgaatattcccagtctcattgctctgTCTCCAATCTATAAAACTAAAATCGCATGTAAGTCTGCTGcgttcagtgacagaaatgatacaGTTCCTGATAGTCAGACTGATAACAGCCATCCTGCGTTTTGGatggaggtcgcaggttcaaatccggctgggggcctttctttgtggagtctttattaccctcgccgaaggggaggcaagggtattgcaattgggtctgtttgtctgtctgtctggatccagattctagaatgtttttaaaggattctttaacattgcgagatagggcacttttcttaatttcttcaaaacgcatggcggtatggatctgaaaaaaatcacacataagtactccttaaaggtctatgaccatgactaatttcggccgaatccggatcacaatccggatctgagagctaattttcgttctaaaatctgcatttttcaggagtccatcctgacctcaattctggagctagagacttcagatttggtgtgaacactcatagttcattctaggttcatatatgttacagttgtagttgtatcttttcccgttccggagcagcaagctagagcaggtttggcccctctgatccggaagccctgtttactgtctcacaagatccaatagtcttttggaggcggggtctgcaatctctgattggctcatgttccaaatgagaattagttctcaattaacttacctgtttcaatagaagtaaaataaaataacatcttctTGTACATGAAACAATCGTCTcttctgactacgggcgagaggcggggtactcccaggatgtgtcaccagcgcattgcggggccacacagaatggaaatcgaacccagtacctgttTGCTGTGAGGTGGCAGCGCtaatcactgcgccaccattctGCCCCGTAATTACTGTCATCTGAAAATGTGACAGGTCGATGGAATTTTGGTTGCGACAACGCCACCCAGGGAATTTTACTCCTGGGAATTATCTCTCCTGAATTATCTCTCCTGAATTATACTGGTGCGCGTATCCCTACTCCAGGGACACAGGTTCGATTCATTCcacacaggcagagagcggGTCCGGTTCACACCGTTTATTCTCACAGATTGACATACAGCTGTGTCTTCAAAATTGGTATCGGTTTAACAACAATTATTAACACTGATTAACATAAGGCACCATAACAGTCAGCACAAACAATATGAAACAGAGGAATTTCcacctaaagcagcagccacgatcaggggagggcagtggctgtgaacggcccacacgcctcttcaaccttccagaaataataatctcactgccaacaggacagcagagcaaacacatcCGCCGCTCGATTTCACCGGAGATCAGACGAGCAGGCCAGCCTGCGCCTCAGCTCTATCACCGATCAGCTGCTCTGACAACAAATCCCGCGCGCAGATGGTCATTCATTCGCGTCCGTCACGCCACGACAGCCCATGAGTAACCCGGAAGAGGCGTGGATGCGCGCGCAGCTACAGGAAGTATATGCCGGCCATTGAGGGGCGAACCTACACCACCGCATAGCGCCCCTCAgtggcacggagggagactacATATGGCcacataaacaaaaataaaaatacaaaataaaataaagataaaatagaactaaataaataaaaactattctgaaaaaagatcaggacataacaaaactggaacagaaaggaTCAGATAGAAGACATATGAAAaagcttgcttctttttttatagtgaAAACGTGATGCATTCAGTTGTAACCTGCAGAGAATTCGacaatacaaatgattaaaggcCACCTGGAAGATATACCGGTACAAGTTGtcctttacatttctcctggtgccacagatgtttgacatcGGAGAACATCTGACTGTGCCAGACGAGTTCTCAGAGCGTGAGCGGCGCTCAGGTctggtgtggaagcagctggttgCTGGGGCGATGGCAGGCGCTGTGTCCCGAACAGGCACTGC
Coding sequences:
- the LOC137914030 gene encoding major histocompatibility complex class I-related gene protein-like is translated as MGQFTMKTSVLVLVLVLVLVLGTGVPGAVGETHSLKYFYTASSGVSNFPEFVYVGLIDDVQMIHYDSKTKRAEPTQDWMDKVTAEDPEYWTEQTGNSVWYQEVYKISMENLKKRFNQSEGVHIIQQLIGCEWDDETGEVTGFNQYGYNGEDFIVLDLKTETWIAPSPQAVITKHRWDHDRALMEHRKHYLTQVCPEWGRKYLEYGRSSLLRTELPSVFLLQKTPSSPVSCFATGFYPDRAALFWRKDGEELHEEVEHGEILPNHDGTFQMSVDLNLSSAAAEDWRRYDCVFQLFGVKDDLVTRLDKGKIWTNWEEPTNVNAIIIIVITAAVVLVLTAAVGFKLYKQRAGKPRPPSEDSAELTKRLQPEVDMQPEVDTQPEVDTQPEVIIQPEGVGTRTE